The following proteins are encoded in a genomic region of Arachis ipaensis cultivar K30076 chromosome B02, Araip1.1, whole genome shotgun sequence:
- the LOC107627107 gene encoding uncharacterized protein LOC107627107, with translation MVHGPCGPYNKNSPCMKNGSCSKFYPKEFRQRTLIDEAEFSKYRRTTNGRTVKKRKCVLDNKFIVSYNLELLLKFGCHINVEYTCQTSSIKYMFKYVHKGNDRVTATLYNAGDPSEATQVVDEIRNYCDCRYISACEAVWRLFGYEIQEKEPFVIRLPFHLVDEQPVVYGETSNVNDIVERAISHKSMFLGWMAANMSYPYARSLTYVEFPTKFVWKDDSSKWFPRKKGFAIGRLMYLQRGCMSFRDIRTVGGTIYAMYRDTCFALGLLQDDKEFIHAIKEASLWASGSYVRRLFVILLTSNNISRPEHVWDRCWHELSDDILYRQRVVMNMRELTMSDDEIKQLCLMDIDKILHSYGKTLKDYPPMPLATEVDSSLFIERVIREELNFNRDDLKKNASDMLAIATPERRYAFDKIVTAIYCDEGGFFFVYGHGGVI, from the exons ATGGTACATGGTCCATGTGGTCCGTACAACAAGAATTCACCTTGCATGAAGAATGGATCATGTTCAAAGTTCTATCCTAAAGAGTTTAGACAGCGAACACTCATTGATGAGGCCGAATTTTCCAAATATAGGCGTACTACTAATGGTCGAACAGTGAAGAAAAGGAAATGTGTACTAGACAATAAGTTCATTGTTTCGTATAATCTAGAATTGTTGCTCAAGTTCGGGTGCCACATAAATGTGGAATACACATGCCAAACAAGTTCTATTAAGTATATGTTTAAGTATGTACACAAGGGTAATGACCGCGTAACAGCTACTCTATACAATGCTGGTGATCCATCAGAAGCCACACAAGTTGTTGACGAAATTAGGAATTACTGCGATTGTAGGTACATTTCGGCATGTGAGGCAGTGTGGCGTCTATTTGGATacgaaatccaagagaaagaaccATTTGTGATTAGACTTCCATTCCATTTGGTGGATGAGCAACCTGTGGTTTATGGTGAAACTTCTAATGTGAATGATATCGTCGAAAGAGCAATATCTCATAAGTCCATGTTTTTGGGATGGATGGCGGCGAACATGTCATATCCCTATGCTCGAAGTCTGACTTATGTTGAGTTTCCAACCAAGTTTGTTTGGAAGGACGATTCTTCAAAGTGGTTTCCTCGAAAGAAAGGCTTCGCGATTGGAAGACTCATGTACCTACAG AGAGGATGTATGAGTTTTCGAGATATAAGAACAGTAGGAGGAACAATTTATGCTATGTATAGAGATACATGCTTCGCCCTTGGACTCTTGCAAGATGACAAAGAATTCATTCATGCAATTAAGGAAGCAAGCTTATGGGCCTCAGGATCATATGTTAGGAGGTTATTTGTCATTCTATTAACATCCAACAATATCTCAAGACCAGAACATGTCTGGGATAGATGTTGGCATGAACTCTCAGATGATATTTTGTATcgacagagagttgtgatgaaCATGAGGG AGTTAACAATGTCAGATGATGAGATTAAGCAGTTGTGCTTAATGGATATAGACAAGATCTTACATTCCTATGGTAAAACCTTGAAAGATTATCCTCCAATGCCTTTAGCAACTGAAGTTGATAGTTCTTTGTTCATCGAAAGGGTTATTAGGGAAGAGCTAAACTTTAACAGGGATGATTTAAAGAAAAATGCCTCAGACATGTTAGCCATCGCAACACCTGAGCGGAGATATGCATTCGATAAAATTGTTACAGCTATATATTGTGATGAAGGGGGTTTTTTCTTTGTTTATGGTCATGGGG GGGTGATATAG